A single genomic interval of Brevundimonas diminuta harbors:
- a CDS encoding helix-turn-helix domain-containing protein — translation MNGASALCFPDMGSGVMTLNAGVAPEAIESIADRPDPTAAFVDAATLGDGFRAARERSGKSPAELAAETKVHRRFLTALEQNDWSSLPSRVFALGYVRAYASALALDEQTAVERFKRESPDTSVPLKAPIGIAFEDVKRHSPRIVAGIAAVVVAVIGWNVFQRASLHQTAHPSDIAAVPKTWTGAADPDPQVALSAPMSAPPDQTTPALYITPGLEAELTGVDPTDPAVIAAAANPEPVQKAFNPRGAVYGASANASMVVIQAKTAGALVVRLGDGQALFARQMAPGEAWRAPIGVAATVDVSDPAAFDVFLNGEYGGPLAGVLTPLAQLNSRADQAAKALAASQARAQAQAQAAQARTQAATTPGATPSPAPASSSPAPAPN, via the coding sequence GTGAACGGCGCGTCAGCGCTGTGTTTCCCGGACATGGGGTCAGGCGTCATGACGCTGAATGCGGGGGTCGCCCCCGAGGCGATCGAAAGCATTGCGGACCGGCCCGATCCGACGGCCGCCTTCGTCGACGCCGCGACCCTGGGCGACGGTTTTCGCGCCGCCCGCGAGCGGTCGGGCAAGTCGCCGGCCGAACTGGCCGCCGAGACCAAGGTGCATCGCCGGTTTCTGACGGCCCTGGAGCAGAACGACTGGTCGTCCCTGCCCTCGCGGGTCTTTGCCTTGGGCTATGTGCGGGCCTATGCCTCGGCCCTGGCGCTGGACGAACAGACCGCCGTCGAGCGGTTCAAGCGCGAGAGCCCCGACACCTCCGTGCCGCTGAAGGCGCCCATCGGCATCGCCTTCGAGGACGTGAAACGCCATTCGCCGCGTATCGTCGCCGGCATCGCCGCCGTGGTGGTCGCCGTCATCGGCTGGAACGTGTTCCAGCGCGCCAGCCTGCATCAGACCGCCCATCCGTCCGATATCGCCGCTGTGCCGAAGACCTGGACCGGGGCGGCCGATCCCGATCCGCAGGTCGCGCTCAGCGCGCCCATGTCCGCGCCGCCCGACCAGACGACGCCAGCGCTGTACATCACCCCGGGGCTGGAGGCCGAACTGACCGGGGTCGATCCGACCGATCCGGCCGTGATCGCCGCCGCCGCCAATCCGGAGCCGGTGCAGAAGGCGTTCAACCCGCGCGGGGCCGTCTATGGCGCCTCGGCCAACGCCTCGATGGTGGTGATCCAGGCCAAGACGGCCGGCGCCCTGGTCGTGCGGCTGGGCGACGGTCAGGCCCTGTTCGCGCGCCAGATGGCGCCGGGCGAGGCCTGGCGCGCGCCCATCGGCGTGGCGGCGACGGTGGACGTGTCCGACCCGGCCGCCTTCGACGTCTTCCTGAACGGCGAATACGGCGGACCGCTGGCCGGCGTGCTGACGCCATTGGCCCAGTTGAACAGCCGCGCGGACCAAGCGGCCAAGGCGCTGGCCGCCAGCCAGGCGCGCGCCCAGGCCCAAGCTCAGGCCGCCCAGGCCCGGACCCAGGCGGCCACGACGCCAGGGGCGACGCCCTCCCCCGCGCCCGCGTCCTCTTCACCCGCCCCTGCGCCGAACTGA
- the ptsP gene encoding phosphoenolpyruvate--protein phosphotransferase has translation MTRGPRILLRQIREALGGAGAGATPAQDRLNMVVKIIARSMVAEVCSIYLRRASGELELFATEGLNPEAVHNTRLRPGEGLVGEVARMAQPISLSDAPSHPSFSYRPETGEDPYHAFLGAPLLRGGRAIGVLVVQNRTERRYDEEEVEDIQTIAMVLSETVSSGELLALDELRDVELAPHRPERLKGQKFADGLAFGHVVLHEAPLAPERLLSDDPAMEEARLKLALATLKSGLDIMLDKGQGLAGPSFEVLETYRMFADDRGWNRSLEEAVRNGLTAEAAVDRVRNEHRARFAQARDPYIRERLHDFEDLANRLLRVLAGDKPGERELPDDAILVARNLGPADLLEYPRDKLKGLLLEEGSAASHAAIVARALQIPCVGRLMGLRDRLSEGDMVIADGETGETYLRPRPDMLEAVQSRMAVREQRQAEFAQLRDVPAVTLDGQRITVLTNAGLAVDLENMIETGAEGIGLFRTEFQFMVSDELPRLDAQTALYKLVLDAAGDKPVTFRTLDIGGDKVLPYLEAEREENPALGRRAIRLGLDRPSLLRMQLRALLAAGAGRELRVMFPMIATVDEFRAARELVDIECAWARRRGRALPALLRVGAMVECPSLLWHLDALLPLTDFVSIGTNDLFQYMYAADRTNPLVSDRYDPLSPPTLRALQTIQKACADTGTPVSICGELAGRPLEAFALIVLGFTRLSAPAGGVGPVKRMILSADLNAARRGMANLLNLSTGSVRNEIESLARKLNVAV, from the coding sequence ATGACCAGAGGACCCCGGATCCTCCTGCGCCAGATCCGCGAGGCTCTGGGCGGGGCCGGCGCGGGCGCGACGCCGGCGCAGGACCGGCTGAACATGGTCGTCAAGATCATCGCCCGGTCGATGGTCGCCGAGGTCTGCTCCATCTATCTGCGTCGCGCGTCGGGCGAGCTCGAGCTGTTCGCCACCGAGGGTCTGAACCCCGAGGCCGTGCACAACACCCGGCTGCGGCCCGGCGAGGGCCTGGTCGGCGAGGTGGCGCGGATGGCCCAGCCCATCAGCCTGTCGGACGCACCGTCGCACCCCTCCTTCTCCTATCGTCCCGAGACGGGCGAAGACCCCTATCACGCCTTCCTGGGCGCTCCGCTGCTGCGCGGCGGTCGGGCCATCGGGGTGCTGGTTGTCCAGAACCGCACCGAGCGGCGCTATGACGAGGAAGAGGTCGAGGACATCCAGACCATCGCCATGGTCCTGTCCGAGACGGTGTCGTCGGGCGAACTGCTGGCGCTGGACGAGCTGCGCGACGTGGAGCTGGCGCCGCACCGGCCCGAGCGGCTGAAGGGTCAGAAGTTCGCCGACGGCCTGGCTTTCGGCCATGTGGTTCTGCACGAGGCGCCGCTGGCGCCCGAACGTTTGCTGTCCGACGACCCGGCGATGGAGGAGGCGCGGCTGAAGCTGGCGCTGGCCACGCTGAAGAGCGGCCTGGACATCATGTTGGACAAGGGCCAGGGCCTGGCCGGTCCGTCGTTCGAGGTGCTGGAAACCTATCGGATGTTCGCCGACGACCGGGGCTGGAACCGGTCGCTGGAAGAGGCGGTGCGGAACGGTCTGACGGCCGAGGCGGCGGTGGACCGGGTCAGGAACGAACACCGCGCCCGCTTCGCCCAGGCGCGCGACCCCTATATCCGCGAACGACTGCACGACTTCGAGGACCTGGCCAATCGGCTGCTGCGGGTGCTGGCGGGCGACAAGCCGGGCGAGCGCGAACTGCCCGACGACGCCATCCTGGTGGCGCGAAATCTCGGTCCGGCCGACCTTTTGGAATATCCGCGCGACAAGCTGAAGGGGCTGTTGCTGGAAGAGGGTTCGGCCGCCAGCCACGCCGCCATCGTCGCGCGCGCGCTGCAGATCCCGTGCGTCGGCCGTCTGATGGGCCTGCGCGACAGGCTGTCGGAAGGCGATATGGTCATCGCCGACGGCGAGACCGGCGAGACCTATCTGCGCCCCCGCCCCGATATGCTGGAGGCGGTGCAGTCGCGTATGGCTGTGCGCGAACAACGCCAGGCCGAGTTCGCCCAGCTGCGCGACGTGCCGGCCGTGACCCTGGACGGTCAGCGGATTACGGTCCTGACCAATGCCGGGCTGGCGGTCGATCTGGAAAACATGATCGAGACCGGCGCCGAGGGCATCGGCCTGTTCCGCACTGAGTTCCAGTTCATGGTTTCGGACGAACTGCCCCGGCTAGACGCCCAGACGGCGCTCTACAAGCTGGTGCTGGACGCAGCGGGCGACAAACCCGTCACCTTCCGCACCCTGGACATCGGTGGCGACAAGGTCCTGCCGTATCTGGAGGCCGAGCGCGAAGAAAACCCCGCGCTGGGCCGTCGCGCCATTCGCCTGGGGCTGGATCGGCCGTCGCTGTTGCGAATGCAGCTGCGGGCGCTGCTGGCGGCCGGGGCGGGGCGCGAGCTGCGCGTCATGTTCCCGATGATCGCCACGGTGGACGAGTTCCGGGCCGCGCGCGAGCTGGTCGATATCGAATGCGCCTGGGCGCGGCGTCGCGGGCGCGCCCTGCCCGCCCTGCTGCGCGTCGGCGCGATGGTCGAATGCCCGTCGCTGCTGTGGCATCTGGACGCCCTGTTGCCGCTGACGGATTTCGTCTCCATCGGCACCAACGACCTGTTCCAGTATATGTACGCGGCCGACCGGACCAATCCGCTGGTGTCGGATCGCTATGATCCCTTGTCGCCGCCGACCCTGCGGGCGCTCCAGACCATCCAGAAGGCCTGCGCCGACACCGGCACGCCGGTCTCGATCTGCGGCGAACTGGCGGGGCGGCCGCTGGAGGCCTTCGCCCTGATCGTGCTGGGCTTCACCCGACTGTCGGCGCCGGCGGGCGGTGTGGGGCCGGTCAAGCGGATGATCCTGTCGGCGGACCTGAATGCGGCGCGGCGCGGCATGGCCAATCTGCTGAACCTGTCCACCGGTTCGGTCAGGAACGAGATCGAATCCCTGGCGCGCAAGCTGAACGTCGCGGTCTGA
- a CDS encoding RrF2 family transcriptional regulator, translating to MLSNRSRYALRAMVHLAGLPDGGPATIAEIAEAAAAPRKFLEAILLDLRRQGLLASKRGRAGGYALGAPADAISFADVIRALEGPLALAPCASRTAYGPCETCPDVETCPLQPVLQDGRDAIAAVFEARTLLQAAVTSSPIDRLGK from the coding sequence ATGCTGTCGAACCGGTCCCGCTACGCCCTGCGCGCCATGGTGCACCTGGCCGGTCTGCCGGACGGCGGCCCCGCGACCATCGCCGAGATCGCCGAGGCGGCGGCGGCTCCGCGAAAGTTCCTGGAGGCCATCCTGCTGGACCTGCGCCGTCAGGGTCTGCTGGCCTCGAAGCGGGGCCGGGCGGGCGGCTATGCGCTCGGCGCGCCCGCCGATGCGATCAGCTTCGCCGACGTCATCCGCGCGCTGGAAGGTCCGCTGGCCCTCGCGCCCTGCGCCTCGCGCACAGCATACGGTCCTTGCGAGACCTGCCCGGATGTGGAGACCTGTCCGTTGCAGCCCGTGCTTCAGGACGGGCGCGACGCCATCGCCGCCGTCTTCGAGGCGCGAACCCTTCTGCAAGCCGCCGTCACTTCTTCTCCTATTGACCGACTAGGGAAATAG
- a CDS encoding glutathione S-transferase family protein, translated as MLTLYAATGSCSRASHIALEESGLAYEVRLVDFAKAEQREPAYLAINPKGRVPALATDQGVLTESPAILTHIAALSPPGLLAPADPFAFARMQAFNLYLATTVHVAHAHGRRAARWSDDAAAQASMAFKVTQNMRDGFALIEADLIGEWAMGDTYTVADPYLFTFAGWLESDGVDIAEFPRVQAHFARMKARPAVQRALAAKA; from the coding sequence ATGCTGACCCTCTACGCCGCGACCGGATCCTGCAGCCGGGCCAGCCATATCGCGCTGGAAGAGTCGGGGCTGGCCTATGAGGTTCGTCTGGTCGACTTCGCCAAGGCCGAGCAGCGCGAGCCGGCCTATCTGGCGATCAACCCCAAGGGGCGCGTTCCTGCGCTCGCGACCGATCAGGGCGTCCTGACCGAAAGCCCGGCCATTCTGACGCACATCGCCGCCCTGTCGCCGCCCGGCCTGTTGGCGCCGGCCGATCCCTTCGCCTTCGCGCGGATGCAGGCGTTCAACCTCTATCTGGCCACCACTGTCCACGTCGCCCACGCCCACGGTCGACGCGCCGCACGCTGGAGCGACGATGCCGCCGCCCAAGCGTCGATGGCGTTTAAGGTCACGCAGAACATGCGCGACGGCTTCGCCCTGATCGAGGCGGACCTGATCGGCGAATGGGCGATGGGCGACACCTATACGGTCGCGGACCCCTATCTGTTTACCTTCGCCGGCTGGCTGGAAAGCGACGGCGTGGACATCGCCGAGTTTCCGCGCGTCCAGGCGCATTTCGCGCGCATGAAGGCGCGTCCGGCCGTCCAGCGCGCTCTAGCCGCCAAAGCTTAG
- a CDS encoding sulfite exporter TauE/SafE family protein: MQDFLLFLAVGFLAQIVDGALGMAYGVISSTVLLSFGVPPATASASVHAAEVFTTAASAGSHTVNKNVNWKLFVPLALGGVVGGGFGAFVLTSIDGDLLKPFITTYLAIMGVVIIWRATRQTRERIFPRKFAGPLGLVGGFFDAIGGGGWGPTVTTTLVGTGQDPRVSIGTTNTAEFFVTSAISATFLVALLTGHWQEAEGFSTHAMAVLGLILGGLIAAPFAGVIARIAPRRALTYGVGAVVLLSAGYQALRLFKVI, translated from the coding sequence ATGCAAGATTTCCTGCTCTTCCTCGCCGTCGGATTTCTGGCCCAGATCGTGGATGGGGCGCTGGGCATGGCCTATGGCGTGATCTCCTCCACCGTCCTGCTGTCGTTTGGCGTGCCGCCCGCGACGGCGTCCGCCAGCGTCCACGCCGCCGAGGTCTTCACCACGGCGGCCTCAGCCGGGTCCCATACGGTCAACAAGAACGTGAACTGGAAGCTGTTCGTGCCGCTGGCGCTCGGCGGCGTCGTCGGCGGCGGTTTCGGCGCCTTCGTGCTGACCAGCATCGACGGCGATCTGCTGAAGCCCTTCATCACCACCTATCTGGCCATCATGGGCGTCGTGATCATCTGGCGCGCCACGCGTCAGACGCGCGAGCGGATCTTCCCGCGCAAGTTCGCCGGCCCCCTGGGTCTGGTCGGCGGCTTCTTCGACGCCATCGGCGGCGGCGGCTGGGGACCCACGGTCACCACCACCCTGGTCGGCACGGGCCAGGATCCTCGCGTGTCGATCGGCACCACCAATACGGCGGAGTTCTTCGTCACCTCCGCCATTTCGGCAACCTTCCTGGTCGCCCTGCTGACGGGCCACTGGCAGGAGGCCGAGGGCTTCTCCACCCACGCCATGGCCGTGCTGGGCCTGATCCTCGGCGGCCTGATCGCCGCCCCCTTCGCCGGCGTCATCGCCCGCATCGCCCCGCGACGCGCTCTCACCTACGGCGTCGGTGCCGTGGTGCTCCTGTCCGCCGGCTATCAGGCCCTGCGTCTCTTCAAGGTGATCTGA
- the ispG gene encoding flavodoxin-dependent (E)-4-hydroxy-3-methylbut-2-enyl-diphosphate synthase — MSDHTHVRPWRHIERRKSRQIRVGSVLVGGDAPISVQSMTNTPTTDAAATIDQIRQLEEAGADIVRVSCPDVESTAAFKTIVREAKVPLVADIHFHYKRGIEAAEAGAACLRINPGNIGSADRVRDVIQAAKDNGCSMRIGVNAGSLEKELLEKYGEPCPDAMVESALNHARILQDHDFHEFKISVKASDPFLTVAAYQQLAEAIDCPLHLGVTEAGPLRTGTIKSAIGLGSMLWAGIGDTIRVSLAADPVEEIKVGFDILKSLGLRHRGVNIIACPSCARQGFNVIETVAVLEEKLAHISTPMSLSVIGCVVNGPGEALYTDIGFTGGGKGAGMIYLNGKIAHKQANDGMIDHIVDLVEQKAAELDAARAAELQAAE, encoded by the coding sequence ATGAGCGACCACACCCACGTCCGACCCTGGCGCCACATCGAGCGTCGCAAGAGCCGCCAGATCCGCGTCGGCTCCGTCCTGGTGGGCGGCGACGCCCCGATCAGCGTCCAGTCGATGACCAATACGCCGACGACGGACGCGGCGGCGACCATCGACCAGATCCGTCAGCTGGAAGAGGCCGGCGCCGACATCGTGCGCGTCTCCTGCCCCGACGTGGAATCGACTGCCGCCTTCAAGACCATCGTGCGCGAGGCCAAGGTCCCCTTGGTCGCCGACATCCACTTCCACTACAAGCGCGGCATCGAGGCGGCCGAGGCGGGCGCCGCCTGCCTGCGCATCAATCCGGGCAACATCGGTTCGGCCGACCGCGTACGCGACGTCATCCAGGCAGCCAAGGACAATGGCTGTTCCATGCGGATCGGCGTCAACGCCGGCTCGCTGGAAAAGGAACTGCTGGAAAAATACGGCGAGCCCTGCCCCGACGCCATGGTCGAGAGCGCGCTGAACCACGCGCGCATCCTGCAGGACCACGACTTCCACGAGTTCAAGATTTCGGTGAAGGCGTCCGATCCCTTCCTGACCGTCGCCGCCTATCAGCAACTGGCCGAGGCGATCGACTGCCCGCTTCACCTGGGCGTGACCGAGGCCGGGCCGCTGCGCACCGGCACCATCAAGTCCGCCATCGGCCTGGGGTCGATGCTGTGGGCCGGGATCGGCGACACGATCCGCGTCTCGCTGGCCGCCGATCCGGTCGAGGAGATCAAGGTCGGCTTCGACATCCTGAAGTCGCTGGGTCTGCGCCACCGGGGGGTCAACATCATCGCCTGCCCGTCCTGCGCGCGTCAGGGCTTCAACGTCATCGAGACGGTGGCGGTGCTGGAAGAGAAGCTGGCCCATATCTCGACGCCGATGAGCCTGTCGGTGATCGGCTGCGTCGTGAACGGACCGGGCGAGGCCCTCTATACCGACATCGGCTTCACCGGCGGCGGCAAGGGCGCAGGGATGATCTATCTGAACGGCAAGATCGCGCACAAACAGGCCAATGACGGCATGATCGACCACATCGTCGATCTGGTCGAACAGAAGGCCGCCGAACTGGACGCCGCGCGCGCGGCCGAGCTTCAGGCGGCGGAGTAG
- the prfA gene encoding peptide chain release factor 1 — protein sequence MRLPQARLDQVLDRFHEVEARMGSATDGAEIVRLSKEHAELKPVVDAVQGLARARAEMADLEAMTADPEMAAMAEEELRALTDRLPDLEREVALLLAPRDADENASAVLEVRAGTGGDEAALFAGDLFRMYSRYASTRGWRIELDSATEGDAGGYKEIIATVTGEGVFGRLKFESGVHRVQRVPTTESQGRIHTSAATVAVLPEVEDVEIEIHDKDIRIDTFRASGSGGQHVNTTDSAVRITHLPTGIMVTSSEKSQHVNRDKAMKNLRVRLYDMQRQAKDLARSDSRKSQVGSGDRSERIRTYNYPQGRVSDHRINLTLHSLPQIMEGDIDPLLNALIAEDQAARLADLEAEFG from the coding sequence TTGCGACTGCCCCAGGCCCGTCTCGATCAGGTGCTCGACCGTTTCCACGAGGTGGAGGCGCGCATGGGTTCGGCGACCGACGGCGCCGAGATCGTGCGGTTGTCCAAGGAGCACGCCGAGCTGAAGCCCGTCGTCGATGCGGTCCAGGGCCTGGCCCGGGCGCGCGCCGAAATGGCGGACCTGGAGGCCATGACGGCCGATCCGGAAATGGCGGCGATGGCCGAGGAGGAGTTGCGGGCCCTGACCGACAGGCTGCCCGATCTGGAACGCGAGGTCGCGCTTCTGCTGGCCCCGCGCGATGCGGACGAGAACGCCTCTGCCGTACTGGAAGTGCGCGCCGGCACCGGCGGGGACGAGGCGGCCCTGTTCGCGGGCGATCTGTTCCGCATGTATTCGCGCTACGCCTCCACGCGCGGCTGGCGGATCGAACTGGACTCGGCGACCGAAGGCGACGCCGGCGGCTATAAAGAAATCATCGCCACGGTGACGGGCGAGGGCGTGTTCGGCCGGTTGAAGTTCGAAAGCGGCGTTCACCGGGTGCAGCGGGTGCCGACGACCGAGTCGCAGGGGCGCATCCACACCTCCGCGGCGACGGTGGCGGTCCTGCCCGAGGTCGAGGACGTGGAGATCGAAATCCACGACAAGGACATCCGCATCGACACCTTCCGCGCGTCGGGCTCGGGCGGACAGCACGTCAATACGACCGATTCCGCCGTGCGCATCACCCACCTGCCCACCGGCATCATGGTGACGTCGTCGGAGAAGTCCCAGCACGTCAATCGCGACAAGGCGATGAAGAACCTGCGCGTGCGCCTGTACGACATGCAGCGCCAGGCCAAGGATCTGGCCCGCTCGGACAGCCGCAAGTCCCAGGTCGGGTCGGGCGACCGGTCGGAGCGGATCCGCACCTACAACTATCCGCAAGGGCGGGTCAGCGATCACCGCATCAACCTGACCCTGCACAGCCTGCCCCAGATCATGGAAGGCGACATCGATCCGCTGCTGAACGCCCTGATCGCCGAGGATCAGGCCGCACGTCTTGCCGATCTGGAGGCCGAGTTCGGCTGA
- a CDS encoding PEGA domain-containing protein, which yields MISKNAARLGVRLLSLAGVALSLPACATVTRGSSQQFTVESTPPGAQVSTSNGFECQATPCTFRMPRKDGFRITVAKEGYVSQTHEITSSVSGAGGTAMAGNILVGGIIGGAIDATSGAMNDLKPNPLVVTLRTPAEEAAAARTPATSTGAPGGQ from the coding sequence ATGATTTCCAAAAACGCCGCACGCCTTGGCGTGCGTCTGCTCTCGCTTGCCGGCGTGGCGCTTTCGTTGCCTGCCTGCGCGACCGTCACGCGTGGCTCCAGCCAGCAGTTCACGGTCGAAAGCACGCCGCCCGGCGCTCAGGTCAGCACGTCGAACGGCTTTGAATGCCAGGCGACGCCTTGCACCTTCCGCATGCCGCGCAAGGACGGCTTCCGCATCACGGTCGCCAAGGAAGGCTATGTCTCGCAGACGCACGAGATCACCAGCAGCGTGTCCGGCGCCGGCGGAACGGCCATGGCCGGCAACATTCTGGTCGGCGGCATCATCGGCGGGGCCATCGACGCCACGTCCGGCGCCATGAACGACCTGAAGCCCAATCCTTTGGTCGTCACCCTGCGCACGCCGGCCGAAGAGGCGGCCGCGGCCCGCACTCCGGCCACGAGCACCGGCGCGCCGGGCGGTCAGTAG
- a CDS encoding response regulator: MFDRPPPSHPDAAEVAESVGRLCRLYDSRLAETGGDLSSEDARELRAMAAIYDLDTDRPSTEIWRDLRAVVTRQAPLDARPPAEVETLTLLVVEDDADAAASLTELLTEAGHNVVGPFHSAAAAEAAAALHSIDAALLDINLSGKMTGVELARVLIDRWAVRVIFISGDVAAAAKNADMAEALVLKPYNGAQILEAVARLA; this comes from the coding sequence ATGTTCGATCGCCCGCCCCCGTCGCACCCCGATGCTGCCGAGGTCGCTGAAAGCGTCGGTCGCCTGTGCCGCCTTTACGACAGCCGTCTGGCCGAGACCGGCGGCGACCTGTCGTCCGAGGACGCCCGCGAACTGAGGGCCATGGCTGCCATCTACGATCTGGACACCGACCGCCCCTCGACCGAGATCTGGCGCGACCTTCGCGCCGTCGTCACGCGCCAGGCGCCGCTTGACGCCAGGCCGCCGGCCGAGGTCGAGACCCTGACCCTGCTGGTGGTCGAGGACGATGCCGACGCCGCCGCCTCCCTGACCGAACTGCTGACCGAGGCGGGCCACAATGTCGTCGGCCCGTTCCACAGCGCCGCCGCCGCCGAGGCCGCCGCTGCGCTGCACAGCATCGATGCGGCCCTGTTGGACATCAATCTGTCGGGCAAGATGACCGGAGTGGAACTGGCCCGCGTCCTGATCGACCGCTGGGCCGTGCGGGTCATCTTCATTTCCGGCGATGTCGCCGCCGCCGCGAAGAATGCGGACATGGCCGAGGCCCTGGTGCTGAAACCCTACAACGGTGCGCAAATCCTGGAGGCCGTGGCGCGCTTGGCCTGA
- the odhB gene encoding 2-oxoglutarate dehydrogenase complex dihydrolipoyllysine-residue succinyltransferase, giving the protein MADILTPALGESVTEATIAKWTKKVGDPVKKDELLVELETDKVSLEVVSPADGVLGDIKAAEGDNVVPGTVLGSVTEGASAAAAAPAKAAKADAKAAPAAAAPAAAAAIDITVPVMGESVAEGSMGKWVKKNGDTVKKDELLVEIETDKVAVEVSAPADGVLTIAADEGATVTPGQKIGSISGSGSGSGAASAPAAAAPAPAAAPANTGSAQVSAARNETLSPAVQRVVGENNLDPKAINATGPKGNITKADAIAAIGQASAPAPAAAAAPATPRADQPREERVKMTRLRQTIARRLKESQNTAAQLTTFNEVDMTNVMALRAQYKDVFEKRHGVKLGFMSFFTKAVVAALHEIPAVNAEIDGTDIIYKNHYDIGVAVGTDKGLVVPVLRDADTLSLAGIEKGIGALGKAARDGSLTMDQMQGGTFTITNGGTYGSLMSTPILNAPQSGILGMHNIVQRPMAINGEVKIRPMMYLALSYDHRIVDGKEAVTFLVRVKELLEDPARALLDL; this is encoded by the coding sequence ATGGCCGACATCCTGACCCCCGCCCTCGGTGAATCCGTCACCGAAGCCACCATCGCAAAGTGGACCAAGAAGGTCGGTGATCCGGTCAAGAAGGACGAACTGCTGGTCGAGCTGGAGACCGACAAGGTCTCGCTGGAGGTCGTCTCGCCCGCCGACGGCGTGCTGGGCGACATCAAGGCGGCCGAGGGCGACAATGTCGTTCCCGGCACGGTCCTGGGTTCGGTGACGGAAGGGGCGTCCGCCGCCGCCGCTGCCCCGGCCAAGGCCGCCAAGGCTGACGCCAAGGCCGCGCCGGCCGCCGCTGCTCCGGCCGCCGCCGCCGCGATCGACATCACCGTGCCGGTCATGGGCGAGAGCGTCGCCGAGGGCTCGATGGGCAAGTGGGTCAAGAAGAACGGCGACACGGTCAAGAAGGACGAACTGCTGGTCGAGATCGAGACCGACAAGGTCGCGGTCGAGGTGTCGGCTCCGGCTGACGGCGTTCTGACCATCGCCGCAGACGAAGGCGCGACCGTCACGCCGGGCCAGAAGATCGGTTCGATCTCAGGGTCGGGCTCGGGTTCGGGCGCCGCCAGCGCGCCGGCCGCCGCCGCTCCGGCGCCCGCCGCCGCCCCGGCCAACACCGGCTCGGCCCAGGTCTCGGCCGCCAGGAACGAAACCCTGTCGCCCGCCGTCCAGCGCGTGGTCGGCGAGAACAATCTGGATCCCAAGGCCATCAACGCCACGGGACCGAAGGGCAATATCACCAAGGCCGACGCCATCGCCGCCATCGGCCAGGCCTCGGCTCCGGCCCCTGCCGCCGCCGCTGCGCCGGCCACCCCGCGTGCCGACCAGCCGCGCGAAGAGCGGGTGAAGATGACGCGCCTGCGTCAGACCATTGCCCGTCGCCTGAAGGAATCGCAGAACACGGCCGCCCAGCTGACCACCTTCAACGAGGTGGACATGACAAACGTCATGGCCCTGCGCGCCCAGTACAAGGACGTGTTCGAAAAGCGCCACGGCGTGAAGCTGGGCTTCATGTCCTTCTTCACCAAGGCCGTCGTCGCGGCCTTGCATGAGATCCCGGCCGTCAACGCCGAGATCGACGGCACAGACATCATCTACAAGAACCACTACGACATCGGCGTCGCCGTCGGCACCGACAAGGGTCTAGTGGTTCCTGTCCTGCGTGACGCCGACACCCTGTCGCTCGCCGGCATCGAAAAGGGTATCGGCGCCCTGGGCAAGGCCGCGCGTGACGGCTCGCTGACCATGGATCAGATGCAGGGCGGCACCTTCACCATCACCAACGGCGGCACCTATGGCTCGCTGATGTCGACGCCGATCCTGAATGCGCCGCAGTCGGGCATCCTGGGCATGCACAACATCGTCCAGCGCCCGATGGCCATCAACGGCGAGGTCAAGATCCGCCCGATGATGTATCTGGCCCTCAGCTACGATCACCGCATCGTGGACGGCAAGGAAGCCGTGACCTTCCTGGTCCGGGTCAAGGAACTGCTGGAAGATCCGGCGCGGGCCTTGCTGGACCTCTGA